One part of the Spirochaetota bacterium genome encodes these proteins:
- the galE gene encoding UDP-glucose 4-epimerase GalE, whose protein sequence is MKNILVTGGAGYIGSHVTRLLAKKGFNPIVYDNLSGGFKDFVLGFEFIEGDIGDFDKLTHVLSHYTIQCVMNFASFIAVGESVQYPLKYYENNVAKTLTLFEAMIKTNVKRFIFSSSAAVYGNPEIIPIPEESTMKPESPYGKTKYFIEEVLRDLSVSDSFKAISLRYFNAAGADESGLIGESHVPETHLIPLVIRAVLDPEYTVTIFGTDYNTPDGTCIRDYIHVNDLGLAHILALEKLLESGESDVFNLGNGKGFSVKEVIDSVRRVTGKEFKVKEGARRPGDPAILVASAKKAKVQLQWQPVYTDIDSIVATAWKWEAQRKRKGY, encoded by the coding sequence ATGAAAAATATTTTAGTCACCGGAGGTGCAGGTTATATTGGAAGCCATGTAACACGGTTGCTTGCAAAAAAAGGATTTAATCCCATAGTGTATGATAACTTGAGTGGTGGATTTAAAGATTTTGTTTTGGGTTTTGAATTTATAGAAGGAGACATTGGCGACTTTGATAAACTTACCCATGTACTATCGCACTATACTATTCAATGCGTTATGAATTTTGCTTCATTTATTGCAGTTGGCGAATCCGTTCAGTATCCATTGAAATATTACGAAAATAATGTTGCAAAAACGCTGACACTGTTTGAAGCAATGATAAAAACAAATGTAAAGCGATTCATATTTTCATCTTCTGCAGCGGTGTATGGTAATCCAGAAATCATTCCCATACCTGAAGAAAGCACCATGAAGCCTGAAAGCCCATATGGGAAAACCAAGTATTTCATTGAAGAAGTTTTACGTGATCTGTCAGTATCAGATTCTTTTAAGGCAATTAGTTTACGGTATTTTAATGCTGCTGGTGCAGATGAGTCAGGTTTGATTGGCGAAAGCCATGTACCGGAAACGCACCTTATCCCGCTGGTGATACGTGCCGTACTTGATCCGGAGTATACTGTTACTATCTTTGGGACCGATTATAACACCCCTGATGGTACCTGTATACGAGATTATATTCATGTAAATGATTTGGGCCTAGCTCATATCCTTGCTCTGGAAAAGCTTCTGGAATCAGGTGAAAGTGATGTGTTTAATTTAGGTAATGGGAAGGGATTCAGCGTTAAAGAGGTCATTGATTCGGTACGCCGTGTCACAGGAAAAGAATTTAAGGTAAAAGAAGGAGCACGAAGGCCAGGCGACCCAGCAATTTTGGTTGCATCTGCAAAGAAAGCAAAAGTGCAATTGCAATGGCAGCCGGTGTACACTGATATCGATAGTATTGTTGCAACTGCCTGGAAGTGGGAAGCACAAAGAAAGCGTAAGGGATATTAA
- a CDS encoding 6-phosphofructokinase: MKLRPAYKKIGMLFSGGPAPSANTVISSVALNFLDNGIPVIGFYRGYEFLQDFNINYPKIKKGVHYEELDYNITHVRNERGIYLKTSRANPGKDIKTLDDLQNAEKNKKLKNILDAFEYLKIGALISIGGDDTLKTANFLNLMGYPVIHIPKTIDNDYYGIPWTFGYWTAVDTAQKMMLNLKADAQATDSFFIVELMGRKAGWITYAAGIAAEAIMMVAAEDIDEDVLDIEVLVEKITNVILARENNRRPYGVIAVSEGIVDKLPDEYKPKHTDKHGNILYREAKIGEILAEHVKKRYQEKTGMEVKIVAKQIGYETRSAPPISFDVVLGAMLGYGAYKFYSENMFGVMVSVTDNFDLKAVPFSELIDPETLKTRLRDVPKGSDFYTLKERLSYRKSWE; this comes from the coding sequence ATGAAATTGCGTCCTGCGTATAAAAAGATAGGTATGCTTTTTTCCGGAGGCCCAGCCCCAAGTGCCAATACGGTTATATCATCGGTGGCATTGAATTTTTTGGATAATGGTATACCGGTGATTGGTTTTTACCGAGGGTATGAGTTTTTGCAGGATTTTAACATTAATTATCCCAAGATAAAGAAAGGTGTCCACTACGAGGAGTTAGATTACAATATTACCCATGTCCGTAATGAACGAGGGATCTACCTTAAAACTTCTCGTGCAAATCCTGGAAAGGATATCAAAACACTTGATGATTTGCAAAATGCTGAAAAAAATAAAAAGCTAAAAAATATACTGGATGCATTTGAGTACTTAAAGATTGGTGCTCTAATATCCATTGGTGGTGATGATACGTTAAAGACTGCAAACTTCCTTAATCTTATGGGCTATCCTGTAATACACATACCAAAAACCATAGATAATGACTATTATGGTATACCATGGACATTTGGATACTGGACTGCGGTTGATACTGCACAGAAGATGATGTTAAACCTCAAAGCTGATGCCCAGGCAACGGATAGCTTTTTTATTGTTGAGCTTATGGGACGGAAAGCGGGTTGGATTACCTATGCTGCAGGTATAGCAGCAGAGGCAATTATGATGGTTGCAGCTGAAGATATTGATGAGGATGTTCTTGATATAGAGGTGCTTGTGGAAAAGATAACCAATGTAATACTGGCACGTGAAAACAACCGCCGCCCTTACGGTGTCATTGCAGTTTCAGAAGGAATTGTGGATAAGTTGCCCGATGAATACAAGCCAAAACACACTGACAAACATGGTAATATATTATACCGTGAAGCAAAAATTGGCGAAATACTGGCTGAGCATGTGAAAAAGCGCTATCAAGAAAAGACAGGTATGGAAGTAAAGATCGTGGCCAAACAGATTGGTTATGAAACACGTTCTGCTCCTCCAATAAGCTTTGATGTGGTACTGGGAGCCATGTTGGGATATGGTGCGTATAAATTTTATAGTGAAAATATGTTTGGCGTAATGGTTTCGGTTACTGACAATTTTGATCTTAAAGCTGTTCCATTCAGTGAGCTTATAGATCCAGAAACTCTGAAAACGCGCCTTCGTGACGTGCCCAAGGGGAGTGACTTTTATACACTGAAAGAACGACTGTCGTATCGCAAATCATGGGAATAA
- a CDS encoding cyclase family protein, whose amino-acid sequence MKIIDLSSIIEPSPPQTPDFLKIDVQYHSHADGAKQVEALLKVPAHLMRNGEGWATETITRLGTHDSTHVDAPWHYNTTIGGKPAPTIDELPLEWFFGNGVKLDMTNKPEGNPVTPEDIEKELQRINYSIKPNDIVLIQTGMDKYYGQPDYIFRGCGVTYEATVMLYNFGVRVMGIDAWGWDMPLNLQAQKALEANKPGIFWAAHQANLVYSHMERLVNLDKVPSTGFKVACFPLKIKRASAAPARVVAIIE is encoded by the coding sequence ATGAAAATTATTGATCTTTCATCAATCATTGAACCTTCACCACCCCAAACTCCCGATTTTTTAAAGATTGATGTACAGTATCACTCCCATGCTGATGGAGCAAAACAGGTGGAAGCACTTCTAAAAGTACCAGCACACCTTATGCGCAATGGCGAAGGCTGGGCAACCGAGACCATTACCCGCTTAGGCACACACGATAGCACCCATGTTGATGCGCCCTGGCATTATAACACTACCATTGGAGGCAAACCTGCACCAACTATTGATGAGTTGCCACTGGAATGGTTTTTTGGCAATGGTGTAAAATTAGATATGACAAATAAACCCGAAGGCAATCCTGTCACGCCTGAAGACATTGAAAAAGAATTACAGCGTATCAACTATTCCATAAAACCTAATGATATAGTCCTGATACAAACGGGAATGGATAAGTATTATGGACAACCCGATTACATCTTCCGTGGTTGCGGCGTTACGTATGAAGCAACGGTGATGTTATACAATTTTGGTGTTCGCGTTATGGGGATTGATGCGTGGGGCTGGGATATGCCGCTTAATCTACAGGCACAGAAGGCACTTGAAGCAAATAAACCTGGCATATTCTGGGCAGCACACCAGGCCAATCTTGTCTACTCCCACATGGAACGGCTTGTCAATTTAGACAAAGTGCCTTCAACAGGATTCAAGGTTGCCTGTTTTCCACTAAAGATTAAACGGGCAAGTGCCGCACCAGCACGAGTAGTTGCCATCATTGAATAA
- a CDS encoding CoA-binding protein, whose amino-acid sequence MLDTLFAPKSVAVVGASEIPFKWGTYISSNILDGKFKGKYYPVNPNIPEVFGFKTYPSIRDLPEAVDLVFITTPAKTVMQILQDCIAKGIKNIVMITSGFSETGDEGTQMEKEIVSLAKHHDLNIVGPNTMGIVNTHCLLYATGAITRPKPGGISIIAQSGNLGYQIMEWAESEDIGIAKFVGSGNEAVLKIEDYLKYFNTDSQTKVILMYVEGVDDGRLFVDIAKETSLHKPIIALKAGRTEIGSKAAASHTGAMAGSFSIFKGVIQQTGIVLADSPRELLTLSAAFDSFPLPKGNRIGIITLGGGWGVVTADECAERGLVIPQLPQSIKDELDKRLPPFWSRGNPVDLVGQPDFQLFKDAVELMVAHEDFDAVIVLGIVGSKVFAYRAAEAVYNLGKMEKSVFDDFKKLLFIHQKEFLDRLIELMNRYKKPILPVSLSKMPGDETVHSDGGNYKVVIYDSPEEAVLCLSKMYQYYNYVDKRSRVYV is encoded by the coding sequence ATGCTTGATACGTTATTTGCACCAAAATCAGTGGCCGTTGTGGGTGCTTCAGAAATACCTTTTAAATGGGGCACCTATATTTCAAGCAATATACTTGATGGTAAATTTAAGGGAAAGTATTATCCGGTTAATCCCAATATACCGGAAGTTTTTGGATTTAAAACATATCCTTCCATACGTGATCTTCCCGAAGCAGTTGATCTTGTTTTTATAACAACACCTGCAAAGACTGTTATGCAGATTTTGCAGGATTGCATTGCCAAAGGAATTAAAAACATAGTCATGATAACATCCGGGTTCAGTGAAACTGGTGATGAAGGCACTCAGATGGAAAAAGAAATTGTTAGTCTGGCAAAACATCATGACTTGAATATTGTTGGGCCAAATACAATGGGTATTGTCAATACTCACTGCTTGCTCTATGCTACCGGAGCTATCACCCGTCCAAAACCAGGTGGAATTTCAATTATTGCTCAAAGCGGTAATTTAGGGTATCAGATCATGGAGTGGGCGGAAAGTGAAGATATTGGAATAGCTAAATTTGTTGGGTCAGGTAATGAAGCGGTATTAAAAATTGAGGATTATCTGAAATATTTTAATACCGATAGTCAGACAAAAGTAATCCTCATGTATGTGGAAGGAGTTGATGATGGAAGATTGTTTGTTGACATAGCTAAGGAAACATCACTCCATAAACCAATCATTGCTCTGAAAGCGGGAAGAACAGAAATAGGAAGTAAAGCTGCGGCATCACATACTGGCGCAATGGCAGGTTCATTTTCAATTTTTAAAGGTGTTATACAGCAAACAGGTATAGTATTAGCAGATTCGCCCAGAGAATTATTAACACTTTCTGCAGCATTTGATTCATTTCCCTTGCCCAAAGGCAATAGAATTGGAATTATCACATTAGGTGGTGGATGGGGAGTTGTTACTGCTGATGAGTGCGCTGAGCGTGGCCTGGTAATTCCGCAACTACCTCAATCAATTAAGGATGAACTTGATAAACGGTTACCTCCATTCTGGAGCAGAGGAAATCCCGTAGACTTAGTGGGGCAACCTGATTTTCAGTTATTTAAAGATGCAGTTGAGCTTATGGTAGCTCATGAGGATTTTGATGCAGTAATAGTGTTGGGCATTGTTGGCTCAAAAGTTTTTGCGTATCGTGCAGCAGAAGCAGTATACAATTTAGGGAAAATGGAAAAAAGTGTTTTTGATGATTTTAAAAAATTATTATTTATTCATCAAAAGGAATTTCTTGACAGATTGATAGAGTTAATGAATCGTTATAAAAAGCCTATTTTACCTGTTTCATTGTCAAAGATGCCTGGCGATGAAACCGTTCACTCTGATGGTGGTAATTATAAAGTGGTTATTTATGATTCACCTGAAGAGGCAGTGTTATGCTTATCAAAAATGTATCAATATTACAATTATGTAGACAAGAGGAGTAGGGTATATGTGTGA
- a CDS encoding acetate--CoA ligase family protein produces MCEILERALANKQRALSEFDSKSIIKMAGIPVSRNYLAKSREEAIAFAQELGFPVVLKGCSDTLTHKTELGMVKLKLKTEEEVARAYDEITGKGVPLDGVLVQEWLDGDNREFVLGTIRDPQFGPCVMFGLGGVFTEALQDVSFRVAPITELDAYEMMDELRTKKLLGPFRGSPAVDRESLAKALVGLSELVSKYEEIAEVDINPVIIDGNKPVAVDALIVLKP; encoded by the coding sequence ATGTGTGAGATTTTAGAGCGTGCGCTTGCTAACAAACAGAGAGCATTATCCGAGTTTGACTCAAAAAGTATTATCAAAATGGCCGGTATTCCTGTTTCAAGAAACTATCTTGCAAAAAGCCGTGAAGAAGCCATTGCATTTGCACAGGAATTGGGATTCCCTGTTGTATTAAAAGGGTGTTCTGATACATTAACACATAAAACCGAACTGGGAATGGTAAAATTAAAATTAAAGACTGAAGAGGAAGTTGCACGGGCCTATGATGAAATTACAGGCAAAGGCGTGCCTTTGGATGGGGTTTTAGTACAGGAATGGCTTGATGGTGACAACCGTGAATTTGTTTTAGGAACCATCCGTGATCCACAGTTTGGTCCCTGTGTTATGTTTGGATTAGGTGGAGTGTTCACTGAGGCACTGCAGGATGTATCATTTAGAGTAGCACCAATTACTGAACTTGATGCTTATGAAATGATGGATGAACTCCGAACAAAAAAATTATTAGGACCATTCAGAGGCTCGCCCGCCGTTGACAGGGAATCACTGGCAAAGGCACTGGTAGGGTTAAGTGAGCTTGTCAGCAAATATGAAGAAATCGCCGAGGTTGACATAAATCCTGTTATTATTGATGGTAATAAGCCGGTTGCTGTTGATGCATTGATTGTGTTGAAGCCATAA
- a CDS encoding SDR family oxidoreductase: MSDLKGKVTVITGGASGIGAAIALEFGLHGSSIAILDVDKISLKKQVHILQSNNIPAIGFQCDITNEKQCTVTIAKIIKQYGGIDILVNNAGITQRCLFVDTKPTVYKKVIDVNFFGALYCTRAAVNSIIERKGVIVVISSIAGIAPLYGRTGYSASKHALHGLFESLRSELKEYGVHVMMVCPGFTQTNLQSRALSGNGTINTSDRAIVGKEAHPQSVAKEIYKGVIKRKRILVLTAVGKLSYVIAKLFPRLYESMMTKSVKKEFIRN; encoded by the coding sequence ATGAGTGACTTAAAGGGTAAAGTAACTGTTATAACTGGCGGTGCAAGCGGCATTGGTGCTGCCATAGCGCTGGAGTTTGGCTTACACGGTTCATCGATAGCAATTCTTGATGTGGATAAAATCTCATTAAAGAAACAGGTTCATATTTTGCAAAGTAATAACATACCTGCGATTGGTTTTCAGTGTGACATCACCAATGAAAAGCAATGCACAGTAACTATCGCCAAAATAATAAAACAATATGGTGGTATTGATATACTGGTTAACAACGCAGGGATTACTCAGCGTTGCCTTTTTGTTGATACAAAACCTACAGTGTATAAAAAAGTTATAGATGTCAATTTTTTTGGTGCCCTGTATTGTACCAGAGCAGCTGTAAACAGTATTATTGAGCGCAAAGGTGTGATAGTTGTTATTTCAAGTATTGCTGGTATAGCGCCGTTATATGGAAGGACTGGATATAGTGCCAGCAAACATGCCCTTCACGGATTGTTTGAAAGCCTGCGCTCAGAGCTAAAGGAGTATGGTGTTCACGTGATGATGGTGTGCCCTGGATTTACACAGACAAATTTGCAATCACGGGCACTTTCTGGAAATGGAACTATAAATACTTCAGATAGGGCTATCGTTGGAAAGGAAGCACATCCGCAGAGTGTTGCAAAAGAAATTTATAAAGGGGTTATAAAGCGCAAAAGAATCCTGGTATTAACAGCAGTGGGAAAGTTGAGTTATGTAATAGCAAAATTATTTCCACGATTGTATGAATCAATGATGACGAAAAGTGTAAAAAAAGAATTTATTAGAAATTGA
- a CDS encoding alpha-isopropylmalate synthase regulatory domain-containing protein, whose protein sequence is MLNFEIHDATRELSIARALKKYEPPFKVIDNYRLIDDGFNPEATVQIEANGTFIHEASTGNGPVDALAKVLKKALIPLFPEIENVNLIDYRANILDAKRGTSTDVEVTIIFTDGEEVWKVYALSENINAASFRVLLDGFEYAILKIDKKKS, encoded by the coding sequence ATGCTTAATTTTGAAATTCATGATGCAACCCGGGAGCTTTCAATAGCACGTGCGTTAAAAAAATACGAGCCTCCATTTAAGGTCATTGATAACTATCGCTTGATTGACGATGGTTTTAATCCAGAAGCTACAGTCCAGATTGAAGCCAATGGCACATTTATCCATGAAGCATCTACTGGCAACGGCCCTGTAGATGCGCTTGCAAAAGTACTGAAAAAAGCGCTTATACCGCTATTCCCTGAAATTGAAAACGTTAATCTTATTGATTACAGGGCAAATATTCTTGATGCTAAACGCGGCACCAGTACCGATGTAGAAGTAACCATTATATTCACCGATGGTGAAGAAGTGTGGAAGGTGTATGCACTGTCTGAAAACATTAATGCTGCATCGTTCAGGGTGTTACTTGATGGCTTTGAATATGCAATTTTAAAGATAGATAAAAAGAAATCATAG
- a CDS encoding putative manganese transporter: MHSLIAIIKEASFVTIFVIVMMLLIEYINVVSQGKIANLKSTRLKQYSIAVILGIIPGCLGGFASAAMYAHGAISLGAIVATMIATSGDEAFVMFALFPAVAFALNIGLAVIGMVAGYCTDLIFKNHGPVEHCCDGLVIHEEIPFSHYTPGNIISLWKNLSLSRASLMTLLVVALLMNISGFFHQEEGFVKIALPVIISIAIVIVAIVPEHFLLEHLWEHVIKKHLARIFLWTLSALIVIHLLVDILHLDALIHNAQWIVLIIAALVGIIPESGPHLLFVIMFAKGVVPLSVLVTSSIVQDGHAMLPLLAQSRKDFLLIKFINLIVGLIVGSIIMLTGN; the protein is encoded by the coding sequence ATGCATTCATTAATTGCAATTATTAAAGAAGCATCATTTGTTACCATATTTGTTATTGTGATGATGCTGCTAATAGAATATATCAATGTAGTTTCACAGGGCAAGATTGCCAATCTTAAATCAACCAGGTTGAAACAGTATAGTATTGCTGTTATACTGGGAATTATTCCCGGTTGTTTGGGTGGTTTTGCATCTGCTGCTATGTATGCACACGGTGCAATATCACTGGGGGCAATTGTTGCAACAATGATAGCCACCAGCGGCGATGAGGCATTTGTTATGTTTGCTCTTTTCCCGGCAGTGGCATTTGCATTAAATATTGGGCTTGCTGTGATTGGCATGGTGGCAGGCTATTGCACGGATTTAATTTTCAAAAATCATGGTCCAGTTGAGCATTGCTGTGACGGACTAGTCATTCATGAAGAGATTCCATTTTCACATTACACCCCCGGCAACATTATTTCATTATGGAAAAATCTTTCTTTGTCACGGGCTTCACTCATGACGCTATTGGTTGTGGCATTATTAATGAATATATCAGGTTTTTTTCACCAGGAGGAAGGTTTTGTTAAGATTGCCTTGCCGGTAATTATTAGTATAGCTATTGTTATTGTGGCGATAGTTCCTGAACATTTTTTACTGGAGCACCTATGGGAGCATGTGATAAAAAAACACCTGGCAAGGATATTCTTGTGGACACTATCGGCTCTGATTGTCATTCATCTTTTGGTAGATATTTTGCATTTAGATGCACTGATTCATAACGCACAATGGATTGTTCTTATTATTGCTGCGCTTGTTGGTATAATACCAGAATCAGGCCCACATCTTTTGTTTGTAATCATGTTTGCAAAAGGTGTGGTACCACTTTCTGTGCTGGTAACAAGTTCTATAGTGCAGGATGGGCATGCCATGCTGCCTCTTTTAGCACAATCAAGAAAAGATTTTTTATTGATAAAATTCATTAATCTTATTGTGGGTTTAATAGTAGGTTCTATCATTATGTTGACAGGAAATTGA
- a CDS encoding SUMF1/EgtB/PvdO family nonheme iron enzyme, whose product MVINNRDNFTTIKEGNYTIGLTLKTITSIIPHLPPDIKPEYLYHSYPQHTVTLQQFSIANRYVTVNEFEEFIKETGFVTQAQKDGWSWTWENGWTKKQGLWWQKPFGIDELDTLYRKHAQSMCVLQVSCNDAQAYCEYLSQKTGGKIILPTEFMWEAFAIKVGIPGVEQFQELSPNKNVLLADYCQSLIELTKQRKVLPGTVWEWTDSYFYGYPGCLPHKEYGTTYKVLRGGSYFSQPLQRAREYRFRRCPTARSPFYTFRICVVP is encoded by the coding sequence ATGGTTATCAATAATAGAGATAACTTTACTACAATAAAAGAGGGAAATTATACTATAGGCCTTACTCTTAAAACTATAACATCTATTATACCGCATTTGCCACCTGACATAAAACCTGAATACCTGTACCATTCATATCCACAACACACGGTAACATTACAACAGTTTTCCATAGCAAACCGCTATGTGACAGTCAATGAATTTGAAGAGTTTATTAAGGAAACAGGTTTTGTTACCCAGGCACAAAAAGATGGCTGGTCGTGGACATGGGAAAACGGCTGGACAAAAAAGCAAGGCCTGTGGTGGCAAAAGCCTTTTGGCATTGATGAGCTTGATACGCTGTATCGTAAACACGCACAGTCAATGTGTGTGCTACAGGTAAGCTGCAATGATGCGCAGGCATACTGTGAGTATCTATCACAAAAGACGGGAGGAAAGATTATACTGCCCACGGAGTTTATGTGGGAGGCTTTTGCAATAAAGGTTGGTATACCCGGTGTAGAACAGTTTCAGGAACTATCGCCCAATAAAAATGTACTGCTTGCTGACTACTGCCAAAGCCTTATTGAACTTACAAAACAACGCAAGGTGTTACCTGGTACTGTTTGGGAGTGGACCGATAGTTACTTTTATGGGTATCCTGGTTGCCTGCCACATAAAGAATATGGGACTACCTATAAAGTTCTTCGTGGTGGCTCATATTTTAGCCAGCCTTTACAGAGAGCACGTGAGTACCGCTTCAGACGTTGCCCCACCGCACGAAGCCCGTTTTATACCTTCAGAATATGTGTTGTACCTTAA
- a CDS encoding SpoIIE family protein phosphatase, with protein MKKVLSSIDQAVLLRAIEQSPASIVITDTNGTIQYVNPKFEAITGYTFAEAIGKNPRILKSGFQPLEFYQNMWHTILRGEVWDGIFHNKRKDGSFFWEHCVIAPVVDEQGNVTHFVAIKEDITEKKVQEEALRKSEEELRKRNEIINKDLEYARRVQHSIINKHVPDFPGLNIYTQYIPYDYVGGDFFTLKAINEQLCVFMADITGHGVPAALFSTVLKYATEKLWNDGIIDPDTFLRNLNNELIDVLSGYYFTAVYGVIIPNLKGEYSFHYARCGHPYPVLLSKDTITMLESSGTILGIHKDISITQRNISLTKGDRLFLYTDGLIEIEMQGEKDLRFELLKEAVKNSSHLPLADATKEIITTVLNHNPAIDDDIAFIALEVC; from the coding sequence ATGAAAAAAGTATTATCTTCCATTGATCAGGCAGTTTTGCTCCGAGCAATTGAACAAAGCCCTGCTTCCATAGTTATAACAGACACAAATGGTACTATTCAATATGTTAATCCAAAATTTGAGGCTATCACAGGATACACGTTTGCCGAAGCTATTGGCAAAAACCCTCGCATATTGAAATCAGGTTTTCAACCACTTGAATTCTATCAAAATATGTGGCACACCATACTGCGTGGTGAGGTGTGGGATGGCATTTTTCACAATAAGCGCAAAGATGGCAGTTTTTTTTGGGAACACTGTGTTATAGCACCAGTTGTTGATGAACAGGGAAATGTAACACACTTTGTAGCCATAAAAGAAGATATAACCGAAAAGAAAGTGCAGGAAGAGGCATTACGTAAAAGTGAAGAGGAATTGCGCAAGCGAAATGAAATTATCAATAAAGATCTGGAATATGCACGCAGAGTCCAGCATTCTATAATCAATAAACATGTTCCTGATTTTCCGGGTTTGAATATATATACACAGTATATTCCCTATGATTATGTGGGTGGCGATTTCTTTACTCTCAAAGCTATAAATGAACAATTATGTGTATTCATGGCAGATATTACCGGTCATGGAGTTCCGGCAGCGTTATTTTCAACAGTATTAAAATATGCAACTGAAAAATTATGGAATGACGGAATAATTGATCCCGATACATTTTTACGTAATCTAAATAATGAGCTTATAGACGTGCTGTCAGGGTATTATTTTACCGCTGTGTATGGGGTGATTATTCCAAATTTAAAGGGTGAGTATAGCTTTCATTATGCCCGTTGCGGCCATCCATATCCAGTGCTGTTGTCCAAAGATACTATCACTATGTTGGAAAGCTCTGGTACAATTTTAGGAATACATAAAGACATTAGCATTACACAAAGGAATATTTCTCTTACAAAAGGCGATAGATTGTTTTTATATACCGACGGTCTGATAGAAATTGAGATGCAGGGTGAAAAAGATCTACGGTTTGAATTATTGAAGGAGGCAGTTAAAAACTCAAGTCATCTTCCGCTTGCAGATGCAACAAAGGAAATTATCACTACAGTTTTAAATCACAATCCCGCAATTGATGACGATATTGCTTTTATTGCACTTGAGGTTTGTTAA
- a CDS encoding TetR/AcrR family transcriptional regulator — MRNNNRQQILDIARKLFLEFGYNGISIRNIAKRAKLTTGAIYFHFKNKKQIYSTICLEAIDTLHKLFCEGMAARRTPAQKLISTYDSYLKFYYEYRDYYNILTEYKAEYDDEPDPHKDEIQKKNVALLELMAGAFTDGVKKGDFKNLDPKMVAFFLSAVAEGMLQFKKLGVMDAAGISDKNFREFMKIIVGQGIQK; from the coding sequence ATGAGAAATAATAATCGACAACAAATCCTTGATATTGCTCGCAAACTTTTCTTAGAGTTTGGTTACAATGGCATATCCATACGTAATATTGCCAAACGGGCAAAACTGACAACAGGGGCAATATATTTCCATTTTAAAAACAAAAAGCAGATTTATAGCACCATTTGTCTGGAAGCAATTGATACTCTGCACAAACTGTTTTGTGAAGGCATGGCAGCACGTAGAACTCCTGCTCAAAAGCTTATCTCAACGTATGACTCATATCTTAAATTTTACTATGAATACCGTGATTACTATAACATTTTAACTGAATACAAAGCTGAATACGATGATGAACCTGATCCACATAAAGATGAAATTCAAAAAAAGAATGTGGCCTTACTTGAATTGATGGCAGGTGCTTTTACCGATGGCGTAAAAAAGGGTGACTTCAAGAATTTAGACCCCAAGATGGTTGCCTTTTTTCTTTCTGCGGTTGCCGAAGGCATGCTTCAGTTTAAAAAATTAGGTGTCATGGACGCTGCTGGCATCAGCGACAAAAACTTCCGGGAGTTTATGAAGATTATCGTTGGTCAGGGCATACAAAAATAA